AGATGCCGTGCGATGGCAGGTTGACGTAGTAGCGCACGCCCTGACCCGGGATGCGCACGGGCGATACCGAACCCCACGGCAGCGGAAGGATCTCGCGCAGCGTGCCGTTCATCCGCCAGCGCAGCAAACCGAAGGCATCGCCGCGCAGCAGCTGCGCCATGCTCACACCTTCCCACATCGAGGCCGCGGTGTATTGCGGGCTTGGCTGCTCATTCAGGAGGTACCAGAGGTCGCTGCGCGGCAGCCGCGCCGGGATCTCTCCGCCGTCCAAGCTGTATTCGTTGATCGGCATGCTGACGATGGCGCCGGCGATCTTCGCGACACAGGCCGCGACGGCCGACACGCGCATTGCCGAGGTGGCTGACACAGTAGTGCCGGTCGGTGCCACGCCAAATGCTTCCATCACATTGGGGCTGTACTGGGCCTGATTGCCCACTTTCCCGTACGTCGGTTCCGGCACGGCCTGTCGCCAGTGCTCGGTGGCGGCCAGAGCGTCGAATAGTTCCATTTTTCTTCCTACAGGAGCACGAAGCCTTGGGTGATTGCGCCAGACGTGGCGACGGGATTGAGTGCCATCAGCGAGACAGCGTTGAACAGCGCCATGAGCGGGTCGATCTTGCCGGTGCCGGATGCCTGCTTGGTGATCAAGGCGGCGTTCCCGCGCGGCTCGATCTTGGCGTTGCTGACACACCAGTTCATGAGGGCCTGTCCGCCGTGCAGCAGAACGCCCTCGGCCAGCTTTCGCTCGGTGACGCTGATCGCACCGATCAGCTTCCAGCCCTGCGGGATGCCGAAGCACTTTTTCTCGTCGATCTCGGCATCGATCAGGGCCTGGAACATGACCTTGTGGGTCTTCTCCGGGTCCAGTCCGACGGAAGCGAGCAGACCTGACTCGTTGACCTCCTTGACCACCGCGGCCACCTCGGCGACATCTCCGGGCAGCTCCTCGATGATCACCAAGTCGCCCTGCTTTTCGAAGTCGGCGTACTTGCTCTCTTCGCTCTTGCGCCGCTCGATCGCGACCGGGTGCGCCCATGCGCGGGTCCACGCCAGCCATTTGCCGGTGCCGCGCTCGCGGCCCACAAAGGCTAGCCCAAGCAAGTCATCTAGGCCGCCGCCGTCGATTCCGGCCGTGATCACCTCACATCGCGCAAGCAGCTCACGGAGCGTAATGCCCGGCACCTTGGCTTGCCGCTCCCAGAAATCAGCCCCTGTCCATCGGTCAGCCCGCAGGCTCATGCCGATTTGGACATTCAAGTGTTTGGCGCGGACGTCTCTTAAAGCGTGCTCGCCGGATTCCCGCGCTTCCTGGATTTTTTGAGCGATCACCTCGGCATCGACGGAGATCTCCCAGTTGGGGTTTGTGATGTAAGCGTGGGTCAGGTCCTCGTAGGCCTTCTCCTTGAGCATGTGCTCGGGAAACTCGTAGATCACCGGAAGGAACCGCGGATCACTCACCAGGCCGTCCCGAACCTTGCGGGCATAGCTCAGCTTGTCCAGGAAAACACCAGCCGGCGGCGCGTCGGACTGCGTCGTGCAATAGAACACAAACCCTTCGGGCCGCGAAGTGATGCCGCCGGTTGCTTCTGTGAGCATCGCAGCAGCCTTGGCGTGCTTACCGAATTCCCACAGTTCGTCGACGAAGACGCCGATTGCTTTCTTGCCAGTCACCGTGGCCGAGTCGGCAGCCACCACCTTCAGAGTGGCGCGCGTGAGGCGGCAGGTAACCGTTTTGATGTGCTGCTGCTCGTGAAAGCGGTCTTCGAGCTCGCCGTCGGCGAGAATCATCTCGCGGATCGGCTTGTAAGCGTTATCGGCCGCCTCTTTCGTGGGCGCCAGGATGATGAACTCGCCGGCCTGGCGAGTGTTGATGATCAAGGCGGTCAGCATGATGGCCGCCGCGATCATCGACTTCCCGTTTTTCTTCGAGACCATCAGGAAGTAGTTGGTAATGAGGCGCCGTTTGCGCTTCGGGTCGTAGGCGCCGAACAGGGCCTGCACCAGGTCCGTGACCCACGGCTGGCACGCCTCCCCCATGGTCGGACTGCCATCGGCATCAACCATGCGCAGCTCTGAGAACACGTTCATCGCGTCCTCGGCCACCTCGGGGAACAGCGGCTCGACTGGCACCAGCGATTCTCGGGCCACAATTCGGCGCTCCCAATCGGGCAGCGCGGTCGTCCAAGTTTTCATCAGACGACCCTCAAGCCAAAGCGTCCGGCGCCGGCCTTCTTCGCGGCGGCATCTTTCTCGTCCTTCTTGCCACCCTCTCCAAGCTTCTTGTGCTTGAATGGCAACATCGCTTTCGCCGCGTCGATGCGCAGCCGCAGATCGGCAGCTGGCTCGTTCATGACCTTCGTCAAAAATTCGACGGGATCAGCGGTCGGCGGGATGTCGACCAGGTTGTCAGCGGGCAGTGGTGGCAAAGCGACCTTTGTTCCCGCTCCGCCGCCCGCCGCCCGCTGCTGCTCGAGGTAGGCTTTAACATCCGGGTCTTTAACAATTCGGGACCCGGCGGCCGATGCCGTCTTTTCACTGAAGCCAGCGCGAATCGCCGCTTCCTTATTGGAGAACCCGGCCAACACGGCATCGGCGAAGGCTCGCTTTTTGCCTGTTAAAGCCATTAACAATTTCCTCCAAGGGGACTTTTTTCTGCGCGTGAGGTGCTAGTCGGTGTCCGGGCCAAGAGCGTTGTAGACTTACAACACCCCCCTCCCCTTCGGCGGTCCAGCGGCCGCCCGGCGGCGTCAGGCGCGCGGCCAGGGCCACGTGGGCTCGATGTGCGGCGACTGCGGGGCCGATGCGCGTCCATCGCGCACGCCCTGAGCGTAGGCATCGCGGGGGCAGGCCTTGACGATGCGCCCGGCGTGCTTGACGCTGAAGTACGCTGCGCGCGTCAGCGCGGCCAGCACGTTCAGGCCCAGGGGAAGGCAAACCGCCCCGCCCGTCTGCCAGCTGAACCAGGCGATCCCGTAATACCGTGGGATGAGATCGCCGTTCGTGATCTTCTTGAGCATGTTGGTCCTATCCGCCGCGTGCACGCTCCGCCGCCTCGATCGCCGTCTTAGCGTCGTGGCACGGCACGCACAGCACTTCCTTGTTGTCGTCCGCATCGCTGCCGCCCTTCCAGAGCGGGATGATGTGGTCGACCGGGCCGCCCAGCATGGTCCGGCCCTGACGTTTGCACTCCTGGCAGAGCCCACAGTCGCGGGCGCGGATGCGCTCACGGTCACGCACGCCGGCCGAGCCACGCACGCGCTCGACGGTGTCGGGGCGCTGGGTCGGCAGCATGGTGACGCGGCTGGCGGCCGAGGGCAGGTTCGTTCGCAGTTGCTGCAGCTTCACACCGGCTCCATTACGACACCGCGGTCGACGATCACGTCGATCATCCGGTCGGCATGACTCGGGAACGCACGGCCCAGCAGGAGCACGACAACGACGGCCGGCTTGAACCACCAGGCGAAGCGAGGTTTGAATGCGATAGTATGGATGCTCATCAGGTCGCCCTCCATGGCTCATGTGCTTCGGAGAGGTCGGGTGCGGCCGGCGCTTCCGGCTTCGTCTTGAACAGGTCGCGCAGGATCTGCTTGACGTTCTCAGGCACGCTGCGCGCGACCTCGACGAACGACATGCCGCCGCGGCCGTGGCCCTTGGCGCGCAAGATCGTCTGCGCTTCCTCGCACTCAGCCAGGTGCTCGGCGATCTGGTTCAGGCGCGTGAGGTTGTGCGCCTTGGCTGGGTGCGGGTTGCCACCCAGGACGGCGCGCAGGATCTCGGCGCGGTACTTGAAGGCGAGATCGTTCATGCGGTACCTCGGGCTTGATTGGCGGCCTGCTCGCGCTGGCGCTGCACCGTGTAGCGCAGCCAGGCCAGTTCGTCTTCAACGCTGATGCACATGGCTGACCTCGGAAAAGGAAAGCCGCCCGGCGCATTGCTGCGAGGGGCGGCGAAGTCCCCGAGTTATCGGGGCTGGAGACACTGGAGCGGGCAGCCGGGATCGAACCGGCGACAACGAGCTTGGAAGGATCGCGCTCTACCGACTGAGCTATACCCGCAAAATAGGTGGAGCGCCTTCCCCGCTCGGGGAGGCCTCCGGACGCGCCCCAAGGCTATCTGCCAAGTGGGCCGTAAACGACAAAGCCCGCCGAGGTGGCGGGCCAGAATCAAGGGTAACTCTACATATTTCAGGACGAGCGCCGGCTTTACTGCTGGCTGGACTGCTCGACTGCCTCGGGTGACGTTGGCGCCGAAGCGCGCATTACGTGGATCGAGGGATATGTGAAGGCTGTAGTTTACGCCCGGTTCCGGCGCTTTGCAATACCGTTGAGCTACAAAACCACCCTGCAATCAACGCTGCCGACCGCGTGGAAGGACGGCGCCCCGATCTGGTGGACGGAGACCATCTGCACGTGTATGCCTTCAGGCGTCAGGCCCGTCGAATCAGCGAAGTCCGCCACCGCATGGACGACCGCCTCTCGGATCGACTGCTCCATCAATTCCCTCGCGGCGCGCACGCGATCCATCTCAATCATGCTGCCCGCCGCATCTTGGCCGCCGCCCGCGCACTGTGCGCCTGGAACAGGCCTTCCAGTTCGCTGATCATGTCGAGCACCTTCTCGCGCTCGATCGCGCCGCCCAGGACAGGCTCGCGGCCGGTGCCGTTGCAGTGCGTGCACGCGCGGCTTTCTACCACCTTCGTGCCATGGCAGCACGAGCACTCACCTCCCAGCCAGTGCGCCAGGCTGACGCGGGCGATCTTGGCATACATGGCATAGGCCGCCTTGATGTCCCATTCCGCCTTGATGTTCATCCACTTGCGGTCGAAACCCTTGTGCGCCACCGCGCTCGTCCAGATGCGCAGCAGCACGCCCAGCTCGCGGGCTGCGCTCTCGGCCGGCTGGCGCGGCACCCCGGCGATGTGCGCGCGCAACAGCATGGACCCGAACAGCTCGCCTGAGCCGCCCGACAGGTCAGCCAGCGCTGCAGCAACGAGCGGCTCCGTCTGGTGGTGCTGGTCGTCGTCCTGCAGGTTGGAAGTGCTCAGTGCGTTTAGGTAGCGTTCGGCGAACATGGGTTTCTCCGTGGAAGTACCACAACGTTAGCAGTATTCGGCAACGGATGAGTTCTTCCCGAGATTTTCCAATAGTCAATGATAGAATGAAATAAATGTCATTTCATACAAATCGTTGGGGAGCGCATGAGCGACGAGATACTTCCGGATGTCGGTGAGTGGTATGCAGGTAGATCGCCACTTCTTATTGGCCTGCTCGAGGTGGTGACCACGACCATATCCAGCTTGTTGAAGGCAGAAGGAATCGCCTCCCTCGCGGTGACCGGCCGCATAAAAACTCTTGACAGCATCGTCGAGAAGATGCAGCGAAAATCGTATGCAAGTGTTGAAGAGTTGACCGACGTCTGCGGAGTGCGGGTGATTTCGTACATTGAGTCCGACGTGGATCGGATCCGGGAAGTGATTGAGAAATCCTTCCATGTTCACGACGACAAAAGCATTGACAAATCTGCAAAGCTTAAATCTCACGAGTTTGGCTACCGGTCGGTTCACTACATTTGCGAATTAGGAGCGAATCGGTTAGCGCTGCCGGAGCTTACCCAATATTCGAAAATTGTTTTTGAGGTTCAAATTCGAACCGTGTTACAGCACGCATGGGCTGAGATCGAGCATGATCGAAGCTACAAATTTGCTGGGGAGCTCGCCCCAGCGATTAAGCGACGTTTGAACCTTCTAGCGGGCACTCTGGAGCTAGTTGATAGAGAATTTAATAACTTAGCGCGCGAAGTTGACGAGCATACCAATGTGGCGAAAGAGGCAGTTCATTCAAAAGAGTTAAAGAATGTAGAACTTACTTCTGCTGCACTTACGGAACTCCTACTGGACAATCCGACAATTGTATTCATGCCAGGCCTTACTACAATTAACGAAACACTGCCTGCCTCGATATTTGACGAGATTCGGGGATTTGGAATCAATACACTCGAAGAATTTAGTGAACTCCTGACTGACGAATTCTTACAGGCCTATATCAAAAGCTACTCGAAGTGGCACGGTCCAGTGAGTCTCATACGTGCCGCGATGCTATTCAGAGACATGCCAAAGTTTCTGGGGGTACTTAGAAGAGATGAGCCGCGCGGGATCAGCGCCCTTCTTGCCAAACTGCTAGACGATCGCTACGGCCCGGAGGAAGTGAATAAAGCCTTAAAGGCCAACAACTTCATACGCACTACCAGGGTTGCGCCAAAACGAAGCAGGCGCACTACTAGCACGGCCTCAAGCTAGAACACGTCTAGAATGTTTTAAATTCCCATCCCCCGCCTTGCTTCTTCGTCTTTAGTTGAATAGCAATAAAGCGTAGCGGGTATAGGTCCGCAGCTATCTTAATTTTCGCCCGCGCATCGTCTTGCCAGAATCCCTTCACCTCATGCATCTCCAGCGCGCCGTCGGCCAGCATGACGGCGAAGTCTGGAGTGTAGAAGGTGTTGTCGGCCAGCCGCAGCTTGATACCCTCGAACTTGAACCAGGCGACCTCGCCGACATGGCGCCGGGCTTCCAGCGTGGCAGCGTAGGCCGCCTCGGTCTTGTTCATGGTGCCGGTCTTGAGCCGGCCCAGCGCCTGAAGCGCGCGGGTGGCGCCGGCTCGTTTCGTTGCCTGACTGCTCATTTCATCCTTTCGGTTTGGGTGGTGCTGCATTGTTGTTTTGCTCAGGCGCACGGTGCTTTTCGATCCACGCCTTTTGGTCTTCGATATTCGGCGCTGCCACGTACCGCTGGCAGGCCGGCGTCGCCCAGGGCAGGAATGGCGCGACCCGGTCGGAGCGCGCAGCCGCGCGGACCGAGCACCGCCCCAGGCCAACCCTCGCGTGCTCGGGATATTCCTTTGCCTTGAAGTGGCCGCACAGGGCGCACGGCTTATCGCTCATGCGGCGCGCGCCGGCGGCGGATCACGGCGCACCAGGTCTTTCAGCGCGCCGATCCCCTCTGGCTTGCGAGTGCGCTGCTCGGGCTGAGCCTGGGCTGGCGGCACGGCTGCCGGTCGGATTGGCGAGGTGGCGGCCGGCGGCGCCAGCCCAGGGTCCATGGCCAGCTCGATCCTGGCCTTGAACTGCCCCATGTATTCGCCCGACCGCGGCGCCAAGCCCAGCTCAGCGCCCTTGGCCAGGATGCTTGCGTCCGTCGCCCACCAGTTGCCGCCGGTCGGCTTCTTCTGCGCCTCGGGCGGCGTCCAGTCGTCCGCGTACCGCTCGTTCGGCCCGAAGAAGGTGGCGCAATGCAGGATGTACATCGGCTCGGTTTTCATCGCCTTGACGAACGCGGCGTATGCCTGGGCGCCGGCCAGCAGTTCCGACACCAGCGCCCCGGCCGCCAGCCGCGCAGCCCAGGCCTTGTGCGCCGCCTTTTTGCTGTCACCCGGACGCTGCGGGTAGACCTCCCAGACGGCTTCGAAGTCGGCCGGGTAGTCGTTGCGCTTCACCTTCGCAGGCTTGGCGCAGCCGGCGCGGAGGTGATCGAGCTCGTCCAGCAGCTCCACGACGGTAGTCGACTTCAGGTGCACAGTCGCGCCGGCAGCGGCCAGGCCGCGCAGCGGGGAGTAGTTACGCGGCATGCTGGCCTCCCTTCTGGCGCAGCGCCACCTGGTGCTTTGCCCACTCGCCCGCGATCCAGGTCACACCCTTGGGGGTGAAGCGCGCCGAGTTGAACGCGTGCCCGCTTTCGGCGGTACCGGCCTTCACGCAGAAGCGGCCGGCGTCGATGTGCTGGGCATGCGGCGTGAGTTCGGCGCCGAGGCGATAAAGGATCTTTTGGTCGATCAGGAACTCCCTGAACAGGTTCTCCTTCGCACCGAGCAACTTCGCCACCTGCCGGAAACCCTTCGTGCCTGTCGAGTCGGCATAGCGCTCGACGAACTCCACCGCCGGCGCCGCGGCGGCGAGCTGGGTGGCCTGGAAGTCGATCAGGTCTTGCTGCTCGGCCGCCAGGCGCAGCGCGGCAGCGAACGACTGCGGCACGGCAGGCGCTGGCGCGGCGGCCTCCAACTCCTGCCACCGGTCGACCAGGCGCGCGGTGAACTCGGGCGACAGCTGCGCGACGATCACGTAGGAGTCGCGCTTGCCGACGCGGTATTGACGGATCATCTTTGGGCCGGGCCCGTCGTTCGGCACTTCCTCAAATTGAGGGAGTGCGATCGTGCCGCGCGCCAGCAGGCTCTCGATCGTGCGCAGCACGTTGTCGTGCCGCTTCTCGACCAAGTCGGCGATCTCCCGGCTCGACATCGTGACGTCGGCGCCGCCGGTGGTTTGCAGTGTCAGCATGCTTTCCATGTCGTTTCCTTTCTATAAACCCTAGCTCAGCAGCGACGGCTGGATCTGGGCTGTCAACTCTTCGCGCTCATCGCGCAGATTCGGCAGCGCACGCTTTCGCTCGAGCATGAGGTGAGATCCGAACGATGCGCGGACCTGAGATTCGGCTTCTTTGGCGATTAGTGCCTGCATCTGCTGCCATAGGCTTTGCTCGCCTCGCTGAAGCGCATCAGCCATCTCGTTAAAAGCCCGGATGTAGTCTTCCTTGAAGGCTACGGCTTTGGGGCCAGTAAAGCCCATCGCCAACATCGCGAAACCGTCCTTGGTCATGGTGATGCGTCGTCGCAGCTTGCCTTGTGCATCGAGATATTCAGCCAACTCAAAATTGAGTCGGCTAAACTCCTTGGAACACTGCAAGTTGTCGTATGCCTTAAGGACATTCGCGTGCCGCTTCCCAAATGTCCTAGCCAACGTCTGCGAGTCGGTCACGATGCGGTCGCGGTCAATGGTCACTAAGTTGTTCATGCGTTCTCCAGTTCTTGTGCCGGCCGCAGGTACTGCGCCTTGATCATTTCCATGCACTCCGCCAGCAGCGCGAGCTGGGCTCCGTAGCGCTCCTCGAAGCGCGCCTTGTACGGGTGAACCGCGATGAGGGTCGGGTTCGAGCCGGTACCGTCCTGGTGGTGTCCAGCGCATAAAGGCAGGACCAGCAGGTGCGCACCAAGCTTGGTGCGTCCGTCAATGTGGTGCACGCTGACGTCCGGGTTGTGCCAGCCGTCCTTCTTGCACGCGATGCAGCCCAGGGCGGCGATCGCCGCCATGAAGCGCGCCTCATCGGCGGTCGGCGGGCGGCCTTTCATTCCGCGCGAGGCCATCGGCTTGCGGGGCTTCGGCTCGCGGGCCCGAACCTGCGCCTGAACCGCGGCGACGCGCAGCAGGCCGGCGCCGGCGGCGAGCGACCTGAAGCCGGTACCGCGCGCTATCGGCGTCTTGCGCTCGAGCGGCTTGCCCTGCTTGAGGGGCGATCGACGCATCATGCTAGACTTTCCTTTTCTACAAGGAGAATAGAATGGTTCGAGACACCGAGATTTACCGTGGCTACACGCTCTCCGCCAGTGCGCTGATCCAGCGCCAAGCGGGCGGCGGATGGTCGGGCAGCTTTGTCTTGGCTAAAGACGGCGTTGAACTCGAACGGATTGCCGTTGCCGGCCCGCTGGAATCCGAGCTGGCAGCGGTGGACAATGCGATTCGCGTCGGAAGGCTTCGCATTGATCAGCTGGTTGACGGCTGATCTCATGGCACAACCCGCTTGAACTCGACCACCCACACCCAGGGGTTGGCGTCCCAGCTGCCGCCAGTCGATTCCCATAAGCGCTTCCAGTCCAGCACCCGCGCACGGCAGCCGTGCTGCATGATGTCGGCGTCCGACGTCAAGACGCCCTCGGCCTCGATGTCCTCAACGCCGATGTCCTGCAGGCGCTCGACGCGCACGTTGGTGATCTCCAGCAGGATGCGGCTGGCCCAGCGCGGCATGTGGATGCTAGGTCGCCATACCGGTTGCTCGGCTTCGTACGGCCGCTCGCCATCGGCGCGATACACCAACAAATCGCGCGCCTCTGGCACTTCGCGATATGGCCCCCTCTGCACCTCGAAGTGGTCGCAATACCAAGTCTCACGTACCCAAAGCCGATCGGCGGCGCCGCCATGCGGGCAGCAGTCTCCAGCCAGGCCGGACCACTTCTGCATTTCTTCCTCGATATGCATCATCGACTGCATTTCATTCGACGGCCACCAGTGCCCGGCCGGGCCAGGGTAATCGGCTGGCGTTGGCTTGGGCTGCGGCTTCATGATCCGACGGGTCTGCGTCTTGCTGCCGTCGAGCAGCGCGCGCACCATGGCGCCGCTGAACAGGATCGGCCGTTCTTTGATCTGTGCGGTCATGGTCATGCCTTGTGGAATGAGGTGCCGGCGGCGCGAAGCGACCACGCCGGGATGTCCCGCCGGGTGCCGCGCGGGTTCGGGATGTACTTCTTGCTCAGCGGCGGCCGGGCGAAGACATCGGGCGGCGTGCGCACCGCGGCGATCTGGCCGACGTACTCGACCACTTCCAGGCCGACGAGCTTGTCGTAGTGCGCCCGCGCGGCCTGGCTCAGGTTGATGCGGCCGTCGGCCTGCTCGGTCAGCCAGCCGCTGGTCATGGCGCGCTGAATCGCATCCTCTTTGGGCATCGACGTGTTTCCGAAGTCGACTGCTGCGAGTAACAATCTCATGGGAAGCGGGCCGGCCTTGTACAGATGCTCACCGGCGACCGCGGCGGCATAGCCTTTTTTCGGGACGCGGACGTTTTGATGTGCAGACATTAGAAAGCCCTCCAGATAGTAAATTTTTCGATGTGGCAGGCGGCGGCGTGCGCGCGGCCCTGGGGCCGGACGCAAACGACGCAGCGCGGCGCGGAGTGGCGGATGTAGGTCATAGTTCGGCCTCCGAGAAAAGCCGCGGCTGCACGGCGCCGTTCTGGTACACCGTGTCCATGATCGTGGTGGCGATCGGCTCGTCTCCGTCCCAGCCGCGCGGCCAGGTTTCCAAGGCGATGAGTTCGCGGATGCGCGCCTCTTCCTCGGCGTTGACCATGTCGACCAGCGGGCGGCCCAGCGCAGTAGCGGCGGCGTTCACTTCGGCCTGTATTGCCAGGATCCGCTCCAGCCCCATCAGCCTGGCTTCGAATGTCAGCGGCCCCATGCGCTGCGGGTTCTTGCCGATGCTGCCGTCCTTCAAGCGCTCGATGCCGGCCTTGCGCAGTCGGTGCTGCGGCTCGCGCAACTCGCGCCAGAGCACCTTGATTCCTTTCATCGGCGCCAGGTAGGCCCAGTGCGGATTCTTGAGGACGGTGTCGAGCGCCGAATCTTCCTGGGCCAGCGGGCAGCCGACGCATCCGGTACGGGCATTGATCTCCTCCGCCTCGTCGCCGCCATAGGCGTCAGCGATCGCTGCCGTGCTCCAGTCGCCGAACTCGGCCGTCGGCGCCCAGTGCTTAAGCCATTCCCATACGTGGCACACCCGCCAGTGCAGCAGCGGCGCCAGGGTGGCCAGCCGGCCGCGCAGGCCCTTCGCGTTCGGCAGGACCTGCTGATACCAGCCCTGCCCGCACTCGGCACCATCCTTCCCGCAGCTCATCTCGATGCGGCGGTCGCGGATCGCGCTTTCGCCCTGGCGCACGCCAGTAATCATCAGGACCTGGCCCTCGAGCGACTCGACGTGGCGGCGCAGCGCCTCTTCCATCGGCTCGATCTTGATCTGGCCTGTGCACCAACGCAGCGTGTTGTTGTTCGGCGGCGGCACGCCGCGGCCGAGGATGTAGACCATAAAGCGGTCGTCGAGCGGCGCCATCACGACCTCGACCTTGATGCCGCGCTCCTCCAGCTCGTCCATGATCTGGCGCGCCGACGCGGCGAGCGGCAGCAGCTCCTGGCGCGTGTCGGCATAGAACACTGTGAGCGTCTTCGGCCGCGGGATCTTGCCGGTGTCGATCAGGTAGATCAGCAGGGTCAGCGTGGCCGAGCTGTCCTTGCCGCCCGACCAGGCCACGCCCCAATGGTCGTGGTCGGCGCCGTAGGCGAGTAGCGACTGGATCGTCAGTTCGATCGACTCCGTCATCTGCATGCGGCGCGCGCCGGCGCCGAAGATGTCGATCTGGTTCATGCAGCCCTCCCGACAATCTGTCGCTCGTGCGCGAAGTTCGCGCGGATGAGCGCCTCAGACAGTGGCGGGCACACGCTATTGCCGCACATGCGCACCTGGGCCGATTTCGTCAGCGGGATACGCGGCAGCGACAGCGGGTCGCCGTCGACCTGCTCGCCGCCCACGAACAGCAGCTCCGGGTCGGGGATTTCGTCGATGACGTAGCCTGCCGGGAAGCCTTGGGCGCGGTATAGCTCGTGCGGCGCCAGCATGCGCAGGCCGATGTCGACAATCTCGTAGTCCTGGCCGTGGATCGTGACCAGGCCGAAGCGGTCGCGGCTCGTCACGGTCGCCAGCGGCGAGCCGGGCGTCTGGTCCTGGTCGGTGCCGTAGTAGGCCAGCAGGAAGGCGCGGACCTCGGCATGATGCTGGCCGCCGGCGCTTATCGTGTGCAGCGGCGCGTCGGCGGCGTGACCAACGCTCTTGCCCATGTCGCGCTGGATGTGCGCGGTCACAA
This portion of the Telluria beijingensis genome encodes:
- a CDS encoding terminase large subunit, whose amino-acid sequence is MKTWTTALPDWERRIVARESLVPVEPLFPEVAEDAMNVFSELRMVDADGSPTMGEACQPWVTDLVQALFGAYDPKRKRRLITNYFLMVSKKNGKSMIAAAIMLTALIINTRQAGEFIILAPTKEAADNAYKPIREMILADGELEDRFHEQQHIKTVTCRLTRATLKVVAADSATVTGKKAIGVFVDELWEFGKHAKAAAMLTEATGGITSRPEGFVFYCTTQSDAPPAGVFLDKLSYARKVRDGLVSDPRFLPVIYEFPEHMLKEKAYEDLTHAYITNPNWEISVDAEVIAQKIQEARESGEHALRDVRAKHLNVQIGMSLRADRWTGADFWERQAKVPGITLRELLARCEVITAGIDGGGLDDLLGLAFVGRERGTGKWLAWTRAWAHPVAIERRKSEESKYADFEKQGDLVIIEELPGDVAEVAAVVKEVNESGLLASVGLDPEKTHKVMFQALIDAEIDEKKCFGIPQGWKLIGAISVTERKLAEGVLLHGGQALMNWCVSNAKIEPRGNAALITKQASGTGKIDPLMALFNAVSLMALNPVATSGAITQGFVLL
- a CDS encoding terminase small subunit, encoding MALTGKKRAFADAVLAGFSNKEAAIRAGFSEKTASAAGSRIVKDPDVKAYLEQQRAAGGGAGTKVALPPLPADNLVDIPPTADPVEFLTKVMNEPAADLRLRIDAAKAMLPFKHKKLGEGGKKDEKDAAAKKAGAGRFGLRVV
- a CDS encoding HNH endonuclease, whose translation is MKLQQLRTNLPSAASRVTMLPTQRPDTVERVRGSAGVRDRERIRARDCGLCQECKRQGRTMLGGPVDHIIPLWKGGSDADDNKEVLCVPCHDAKTAIEAAERARGG
- a CDS encoding GTP pyrophosphokinase, whose protein sequence is MSDEILPDVGEWYAGRSPLLIGLLEVVTTTISSLLKAEGIASLAVTGRIKTLDSIVEKMQRKSYASVEELTDVCGVRVISYIESDVDRIREVIEKSFHVHDDKSIDKSAKLKSHEFGYRSVHYICELGANRLALPELTQYSKIVFEVQIRTVLQHAWAEIEHDRSYKFAGELAPAIKRRLNLLAGTLELVDREFNNLAREVDEHTNVAKEAVHSKELKNVELTSAALTELLLDNPTIVFMPGLTTINETLPASIFDEIRGFGINTLEEFSELLTDEFLQAYIKSYSKWHGPVSLIRAAMLFRDMPKFLGVLRRDEPRGISALLAKLLDDRYGPEEVNKALKANNFIRTTRVAPKRSRRTTSTASS
- a CDS encoding DUF1064 domain-containing protein, which produces MSSQATKRAGATRALQALGRLKTGTMNKTEAAYAATLEARRHVGEVAWFKFEGIKLRLADNTFYTPDFAVMLADGALEMHEVKGFWQDDARAKIKIAADLYPLRFIAIQLKTKKQGGGWEFKTF
- a CDS encoding phage antirepressor KilAC domain-containing protein codes for the protein MESMLTLQTTGGADVTMSSREIADLVEKRHDNVLRTIESLLARGTIALPQFEEVPNDGPGPKMIRQYRVGKRDSYVIVAQLSPEFTARLVDRWQELEAAAPAPAVPQSFAAALRLAAEQQDLIDFQATQLAAAAPAVEFVERYADSTGTKGFRQVAKLLGAKENLFREFLIDQKILYRLGAELTPHAQHIDAGRFCVKAGTAESGHAFNSARFTPKGVTWIAGEWAKHQVALRQKGGQHAA
- a CDS encoding Rha family transcriptional regulator, which encodes MNNLVTIDRDRIVTDSQTLARTFGKRHANVLKAYDNLQCSKEFSRLNFELAEYLDAQGKLRRRITMTKDGFAMLAMGFTGPKAVAFKEDYIRAFNEMADALQRGEQSLWQQMQALIAKEAESQVRASFGSHLMLERKRALPNLRDEREELTAQIQPSLLS
- a CDS encoding Ref family recombination enhancement nuclease: MMRRSPLKQGKPLERKTPIARGTGFRSLAAGAGLLRVAAVQAQVRAREPKPRKPMASRGMKGRPPTADEARFMAAIAALGCIACKKDGWHNPDVSVHHIDGRTKLGAHLLVLPLCAGHHQDGTGSNPTLIAVHPYKARFEERYGAQLALLAECMEMIKAQYLRPAQELENA
- a CDS encoding phosphoadenosine phosphosulfate reductase family protein yields the protein MNQIDIFGAGARRMQMTESIELTIQSLLAYGADHDHWGVAWSGGKDSSATLTLLIYLIDTGKIPRPKTLTVFYADTRQELLPLAASARQIMDELEERGIKVEVVMAPLDDRFMVYILGRGVPPPNNNTLRWCTGQIKIEPMEEALRRHVESLEGQVLMITGVRQGESAIRDRRIEMSCGKDGAECGQGWYQQVLPNAKGLRGRLATLAPLLHWRVCHVWEWLKHWAPTAEFGDWSTAAIADAYGGDEAEEINARTGCVGCPLAQEDSALDTVLKNPHWAYLAPMKGIKVLWRELREPQHRLRKAGIERLKDGSIGKNPQRMGPLTFEARLMGLERILAIQAEVNAAATALGRPLVDMVNAEEEARIRELIALETWPRGWDGDEPIATTIMDTVYQNGAVQPRLFSEAEL